The Methanococcoides methylutens genome segment TAATAACTTGCAGTTACCACGTACTCACCAGGGACCAGGTTCATGGAATACACACCATATTTTGCCACAATGGACTGTGGGGGTGTGGAGTTTACCTCAACGATAACATTTTCCATCAGCTCAAAAGTGTCCCATTCATAGATGGCACCATGTATGGTCGCCGTTCCTTCGGCACTGACCGGAGCTATTGATAAAAGACATGCAGAAATACAAATGCTGAAAATAAATAATGTCCTGATCTTCACAGTGTAATATTACCGGATTCAACTATTATAGTTTGTTGTTTACCCCGAACCTATTTTTCGATCATTTTCATATAACATCGCAATACATGACACACATCAAAGGAAACAGAACATCGTAAAGACAAAATAATCGATAAAAAAATAATCATATGCTTTTAATTCCAATTAAAAGACATATTAATTTTTATTTTTGACAAATAAACAATAATCAAGTTTTATTAAAAATATTATGCTTGAATATATCCCGAAATTACAGGTACAGATTATCTGAAAGAATTATTTCTAAAGTAAGCTTATATTCAAAGATACCAAATATTATTTTGTAAGTTTATTTCAGATTAATGGAGGGATCAAAGATGAAGAAAGGAACAATAAAAGGTTTGGCATTAATTGCTGCTGTGCTCATGGTAGCAAGTATTCTGCCGATCACTGCACTTGCAGACAGTGGAAATAGCCCAGAGACTGCACCAGGACCATTGGAAAAGAATAATCCCAGTGACACTTTTGACCCTGTACTAGACAGGGACAGAGATAGTGGCGTGGACATGGATATGGAGAGAGAGAGGGACAGAGATAGTCTAAATACCCAGAAAAGGACGAATATCCAGGATGCTAAGAATGACTATAATAAGATGACATCTGAATTCCAGATGATAAAGGACAAGCAGGCAAGGGGTCAGCTGACATCTGAAGAGATGTTCGATGAATCTAAAGACTACCTCAATGGTACTATCGACTATATGATCATACGCCTTGACGATCTCAAAGAGAGTGGAGATTATTCACAAGAGGTGAACGACACTATTGATGATCACATTGCAGAACTCGAAGAGATCAGAGTAGATGTTAAAGACGCCGAAACTAGAAATGACCTTTCCGATGCAAGCAAGGATATCAGGAATGTCTGGAAAGATGCTATCAAGGATATTAAAAACTCCAGCGCCATTAACGTCAACAATGGACTTCAGAATTATCTTGCTAAAACCAATCGTGTATCCGAACGCTTACAGAACGAAATAAATCGCATGGAGCAGAACGGACAGGACACCGATGAACTTCAGAAGATGCTCGATGATTACAATGCCCTGATACAGCAAGCTAACGAAGAGCAGGAACGTGCAAGGATAGCATACCAGAACGGTGATCCTGAAGCAAGGGAATACCTTGGAGAATGCGTTCAGACAACCAATGAAGCAAACAATGTCCTCAGAGAGCTCTTGCAGGAGATGAAGCAGTCCAGGCGTGGTTTTGTGAACATGGAAGGCGAGGGACCACTTAATGCAGAAGGCGACGGTACTATCGTCCTTTCCGGACAGCTTAATGTCACCATCAATGCAACAGAAGCAAGGCTTGTGATCAAAGACCTTGCAGGAGATGCGGAGATAAATATCACCGGAGAATATGAACTGGTCAATGAGGACAGGAAAACAGACGAATGCTGCTCCTTTGTATATGACGACTTTACAGGTGATGCCTTCATTAACGGAACAAGACTTACCATCATGGTGCGCGGAGAGGATATAAAAATCTTCGCAGAAGGAACCGGAAGTGCTTCACTCTCAGGAGAGGGATCATACCTGATCGGTGAAGGTGACGATGCGCTTGAGATGGAGTTTGCAGATGATGACAGCTCAGACGACGACAGCTCAGATGATGACAGCTCAGAAGACGACAGCTCAGAAGACGATAGCTCAGAAGACGATAGCTCAGATGATGACAGCTCAGAAGACGACAGCTCAGAAGACGATAGCTCAGAAGACGATAGCTCAGAAGACGACAGCTCAGAAGACGATAGCTCAGAAGACGATAGCTCAGACGATGACAGCTCAGACGACGACAGCTCAGACGATGACAGCAAGGGGGTGTGATCATGGCCAATATTAAACACATTGGAATTATCGCCATCCTTCTGATCGGACTTGCTTTCTCAGGTTGTGTAGATGACCAGGTTGCAGATGATGAGGTAAATGCCGAAGCACCAACTGCAGACGAGATACTTGCAGAGGAAGGCGTTGGACTGACCGATTCAGAAATAGAGGATCTCGAAAGTGAACTTGATGAGCTGGAAGCCACACTTTCAGAACTTGATGAGGACGAGAACCTTACTATTGAAGAGGTCTGAACTGATAACAGTTCAGGCCTATTTTTCTTTTTCTTGTTTAGCCACGATAGATTGTGGTGATGGTGGCGTTTTCACTTCAACGATAACATTTTCCAGCAGTTCAAAAGTGTCCCACTCGCAGATGGCACCATGGATGGCAGCCGTTCCTTCGGCACTTAACGTAGCTGCTGAAAAGAGGCATGCAAAAATACACATGGTGAAAACAAATAAACTCCTGATCTTCAAAGTGTGATATTATCGGATTAAACGATTATAGTTTATTGTTACCCTATAACTTATTTTACAATCATTTTCATTAAGACCGCAATACATGATAAACATCATAGGGAACTGAACATCGAAACAACATTATCATGTGTCGAAATACTATCTTAAAGTCTTAATTCAAATTAAAAAGCTTTTAAAAACTTATTACTAATAAATAAGCAGTTATAAAGTATCATTCCAGATATTATGCTTTAAAGTTCTTGTAATTTTTATGAAGCCGGAGTCCTGAACGATCAAGTTCTAAAGTAAGTTTATATTCAAATATCCCAAATATTGCTTTGTAAGTTAATTTCATGATAATGGAGGAATCCGTAAATGAAGAGAGGAACGATGAAAGGTTTTGCAATTATCGCTGCTGTGCTGATGGTAGTCAGCTTACTTCCAATGACAGCACTTGCGAATAATGGAAATGGGTTTGAGAACGCACCCGGACAGATGAAGAAAAATGCTACCGGAGAGACAGTAGGTATACAGGACCAGGACAGGTTAAGGACAAATTACCAGGAAGCTAAGAATATACAGGCTGCCAAGAACGACTACAACAAGATGACATCTGAGTTCCAGATGATAAAGAGGCAGCAGGCAAGAGGTAATCTTACAACTGAAGAAATGGTCAACGAATCAAAGATTTACCTCAATAGCACTATCGACTACATGATCATTCGCCTTGAGAATATCAAAGACGAAGGCGGCTATTCTGATGAAGTGAATGATACAATTGACGATTACATTTCACAATTTGATGATATTAAAGAAGACGTTGGAGATGCTGAAACAAGAAAAGACCTATCAGATGCACTGAAGGACATCAGGAAGCTCTGGAAAGATGCAATAAAGGACATTAGAAAAAGCACAAGAGAGAGAGTGGGCGATGGACTTGAAACATACCTTGAGAAATCCGATGATGTTTCCGAAAGTCTACAAGATGAAGTCGACCAAGTGGAAGATGAAGAGCAAGCTGCCGAGCTTCAGGAACTTCTCGATGAATACAACCGCCTGATAGCTGAAGCTAAGGCACTGCTGGAAGAAGGAAACCTTGAGGATGCAATCGATAAAACCAAAGAAGCAAACGAGGTTCTTAGAGAAATTCTGGATGAAATGAAGGAATCCAGAGACGGTTATGTTAACATGGCAGGCGAGGGTGCTCTCAATGCAGAGGGTGACGGGACCATTGTTCTTTCCGGACAGTTTAACGTTACCATCAATGCAACAGATGCAATGCTTGTGATCAAGGACCTTGCAGGGGATGCAGATATTGATATCAGCGGAGCATCATACGATGTCGTGAATCAGCAGACAGAA includes the following:
- a CDS encoding coiled-coil domain-containing protein, encoding MKRGTMKGFAIIAAVLMVVSLLPMTALANNGNGFENAPGQMKKNATGETVGIQDQDRLRTNYQEAKNIQAAKNDYNKMTSEFQMIKRQQARGNLTTEEMVNESKIYLNSTIDYMIIRLENIKDEGGYSDEVNDTIDDYISQFDDIKEDVGDAETRKDLSDALKDIRKLWKDAIKDIRKSTRERVGDGLETYLEKSDDVSESLQDEVDQVEDEEQAAELQELLDEYNRLIAEAKALLEEGNLEDAIDKTKEANEVLREILDEMKESRDGYVNMAGEGALNAEGDGTIVLSGQFNVTINATDAMLVIKDLAGDADIDISGASYDVVNQQTEDGYRASVYDNFTGDALINGTRLTVMVSGEDITIFAEGTGSASLSGEGTYQIGEGEEMQFAEVEEDEEVTATTDSTEEETDEEDEEDDEIEIEIEVKIFEINSSATVEINDTVTEYIFETIDEEEIKNEIVNETSLTYEQVNNTIKFEIEDFTSSSASDAEEDDEETEEQED